In the genome of Ornithorhynchus anatinus isolate Pmale09 chromosome 9, mOrnAna1.pri.v4, whole genome shotgun sequence, one region contains:
- the BFSP1 gene encoding filensin, whose amino-acid sequence MYRSSYLHETRKEKYERSDIFDEPQPPAELSGLTQAQGLENLQELNEQFANYINWARGLEQRNAIFRKQLETFRRLDDLAGLEEAFAEQIELNHQRVKELAHDRTKLEREGKDAQCSLDEFRNKYQNECDYQLLLKETLERLNKEADGALLQNLELQIESQFLQDDINATKDRYRKNLLEIQTYVSVLQQIIQTTPCVSTLSFGISEEKLIAERRIPILQSHLEEYKSILAQLQTQKSKLQAETTVLEQAIRNTHENYDDEIQLYNEQIETLRKGIEDAERTLEKCSSDCRQLASYQQSLENELERYRHIIENEDHRLNSAIVGTPVTLFMQSYRASSSPPPSGKDITRAIQDIATAKPRQKKVSRIKEITAKDKMDKTSGDKVFPHILEGLDGEQPGIQKESTSKPDLELEELGIPEQEANRQDIPDGAQISKACDKLCNMVRERVKSPEISEPQADLYNKGSYVLVTGDANYIDPSFCGSSIPAKGGIVVSIDGDQISNGKGVEAQPGVPEPTCSNGKGEPAGKEAAAKDRQVLEDKESGREIKDGKKTEEKTGDPSKGMGMTNQIPPPGPSGQAPVPHLKAGASKERDKKHTDKRSSQLEKNLPGSVTYEKVEVVESIETFSADQIQTYEETALIVETTIEKKGAASSSPDPGLQ is encoded by the exons ATGTACAGGAGCAGCTACCTGCATGAGACCCGAAAGGAGAAGTATGAGCGCTCGGACATCTTTGATGAGCCACAGCCCCCGGCTGAGCTGAGTGGCCTGACCCAGGCTCAGGGCCTGGAGAACCTGCAGGAACTCAATGAACAGTTTGCCAACTACATAAACTGGGCCCGGGGGCTGGAGCAGCGCAACGCCATCTTCCGCAAGCAGCTGGAGACCTTCCGGCGCCTGGATGACCTGGCGGGGCTGGAAGAGGCCTTTGCTGAGCAGATAGAGTTGAATCACCAGCGGGTGAAGGAGCTGGCCCATGACCGCACCAAGCTGGAACGCGAGGGCAAGGATGCCCAGTGCTCACTGGATGAGTTCCGCAACAA GTATCAAAATGAATGTGACTATCAGCTCTTATTAAAAGAAACCCTTGAACGCCTTAATAAG GAAGCAGATGGGGCCTTGCTACAAAACCTGGAGCTTCAGATCGAATCTCAGTTTCTGCAGGATGATATTAATGCAACCAAGGACAGGTACAGGAAG AATCTCTTGGAAATTCAGACCTATGTCAGTGTCTTACAGCAGATCATTCAGACCACCCCTTGTGTTTCCACTCTCTCCTTtgggatcagtgag GAGAAGCTGATTGCTGAAAGGAGAATTCCTATCCTGCAGAGTCACCTAGAGGAGTATAAAAGTATTCTGGCTCAGTTACAAACACAGAAATCCAAGCTACAGGCCGAG ACTACAGTGCTGGAACAAGCTATTAGAAACACCCATGAGAACTATGATGATGAGATCCAGCTTTACAACGAGCAGATCGAAACTCTGAGGAAAGGGATCGAAGATGCCGAAAGAACCTTGGAAAAGTGTTCCAGTGACTGCCGCCAACTGGCATCGTACCAGCAGTCTCTAGAAAACGAACTGGAACGCTACAGGCACATCATTGAGAATGAAGATCACAG GTTGAATTCGGCTATAGTTGGGACACCTGTCACACTCTTCATGCAGAGTTATAGAGCCTCATCCAGTCCACCCCCTAGCGGGAAAG ATATCACTCGGGCTATCCAGGACATCGCCACAGCAAAACCAAGACAAAAGAAAGTTTCAAGAATAAAGGAGATCACAGCTAAAGACAAAATGGATAAAACTTCAGGGGACAAAGTATTCCCCCACATCCTGGAAGGCTTGGATGGGGAGCAACCAGGAATTCAAAAAGAGAGCACTTCCAAGCCAGACCTGGAACTTGAAGAATTAGGAATTCCGGAACAAGAAGCAAATCGCCAGGACATTCCTGATGGTGCTCAAATAAGCAAAGCTTGCGATAAACTGTGTAACATGGTGAGAGAAAGGGTGAAAAGCCCTGAAATATCTGAACCCCAAGCAGATCTCTACAACAAAGGAAGTTATGTCCTTGTTACGGGGGATGCCAATTATATAGACCCCAGCTTTTGTGGCTCATCCATCCCTGCTAAAGGTGGGATTGTGGTTTCCATCGATGGTGACCAGATATCCAACGGCAAGGGAGTGGAGGCCCAGCCTGGAGTGCCAGAACCCACGTGCTCAAATGGGAAAGGAGAACCGGCTGGCAAAGAGGCTGCTGCTAAAGACAGGCAAGTTTTAGAAGATaaagagagtggaagagaaaTCAAAGATGGAAAAAAGACAGAAGAAAAAACCGGGGACCCTTCTAAAGGTATGGGGATGACTAATCAAATTCCCCCACCAGGGCCTTCTGGACAGGCCCCAGTTCCACATCTAAAGGCAGGAGCCAGCAAGGAACGAGATAAGAAGCACACAGACAAAAGAAGCAGCCAGTTGGAAAAGAACTTGCCCGGCTCTGTGACTTATGAAAAAGTGGAAGTGGTTGAGTCCATTGAAACATTTTCAGCGGACCAAATCCAGACTTACGAAGAAACCGCGCTAATTGTGGAGACCACGATTGAGAAGAAGGGGGCTGCAAGTTCTTCACCTGACCCAGGCTTGCAGTAA